A window of uncultured Methanobrevibacter sp. contains these coding sequences:
- a CDS encoding DUF6056 family protein codes for MELNKTSVENFIKNYYPFIIFFVLMAVLHAIMGLMGDDVRFSKVLSNHTVIDYAYMRYHDWSSRMIIESVLISISHVNMIVWKILDLIIYTCGVYLVIRLINRNNNKYINLIGVLLFLMYPFHEMASAGWISTTVFYSWCFIFGLISFIPIINEVYQKNTSKWMYVISFLCLIYAVNQEQSCALIFGFNCLYLLYCIINKKEINKFNILAIIIAIASLIFIFTCPGNAVRVAAETARWYPEFASFGLMQKLYLGLVPTFGLLFEEKIIFPLFYIILSVCASLKTENKYLKYFLYLNIAFMAFLAVFKTCMDIAHLQDSLGAMGSVASLIKIPIVSSILGVFKSIVGILPGLENTIYLLTYEGIPKQINIYTVMLCIYLLLSSCILLFKVYGKNNLLPVFLFIGGFLSRLMMGFTPTVFASGYRAMFFFYMFLIMLTLMMIKLLYDEDRLNKKWQSIVKFAFILLAAVNFMFVFVITHVMY; via the coding sequence ATGGAATTAAATAAAACAAGTGTAGAGAACTTTATTAAAAATTATTATCCGTTCATCATATTCTTTGTTCTAATGGCGGTTCTTCATGCAATCATGGGATTGATGGGGGATGACGTTAGATTTTCTAAAGTTCTGTCAAATCATACTGTTATTGATTATGCATACATGAGATATCATGATTGGTCCAGTAGGATGATAATTGAAAGTGTTTTGATTTCAATTTCTCATGTAAATATGATTGTATGGAAGATTTTGGATTTAATCATTTACACCTGTGGTGTTTATCTGGTTATTAGATTGATTAATAGGAATAATAATAAATATATCAATTTGATAGGTGTATTGTTATTTTTAATGTATCCGTTCCATGAAATGGCATCTGCAGGTTGGATTTCAACAACAGTATTCTATTCATGGTGCTTTATTTTTGGTTTAATCTCTTTCATTCCTATCATAAATGAGGTATATCAAAAAAACACTAGCAAATGGATGTATGTCATTTCATTTTTATGTTTGATATATGCAGTTAATCAGGAGCAGAGTTGTGCATTAATTTTCGGATTTAATTGTTTGTATTTGCTTTATTGCATTATTAACAAAAAGGAAATTAATAAATTCAATATTTTAGCAATTATTATTGCTATTGCCTCTTTGATATTTATTTTCACATGTCCTGGCAATGCAGTAAGGGTTGCGGCTGAAACTGCCAGATGGTATCCTGAATTTGCAAGCTTTGGACTTATGCAAAAATTGTATTTGGGTTTGGTTCCAACTTTCGGACTGTTGTTTGAAGAGAAGATTATTTTCCCATTATTCTATATAATACTTAGCGTATGTGCATCATTGAAAACAGAAAATAAATACTTGAAATATTTCTTATACTTAAACATTGCATTTATGGCATTTTTAGCAGTATTCAAGACTTGCATGGATATTGCTCACTTGCAAGATTCTCTTGGTGCTATGGGGTCTGTTGCCAGCTTGATTAAAATTCCAATTGTATCAAGCATATTGGGAGTATTTAAATCAATCGTTGGTATTTTGCCGGGATTGGAAAATACTATTTATCTTCTTACTTATGAGGGAATTCCTAAACAAATAAATATTTATACTGTAATGCTTTGTATTTATCTGCTTTTAAGCAGTTGTATACTATTGTTCAAAGTATATGGTAAGAACAACTTGCTTCCAGTATTTTTATTCATTGGAGGATTTTTAAGTAGGCTGATGATGGGTTTCACTCCAACAGTATTTGCATCAGGTTACAGGGCAATGTTTTTCTTCTACATGTTTTTAATCATGTTGACTTTAATGATGATTAAACTATTGTATGATGAAGACAGGCTTAATAAGAAATGGCAATCTATAGTTAAATTTGCATTTATATTGCTTGCCGCTGTAAACTTCATGTTTGTATTTGTAATAACTCATGTGATGTATTAA
- a CDS encoding GtrA family protein yields MRIGKELMMYFIFGVLTTVVNFVVYLLFARFLNVNYLISNVLAWFFSVLFAYVTNRIWVFESKNSNILKEMSLFFGGRIFSGVVDTALMYLLIGILAVGDVISKIIIQVIVVILNYVISKIIVFKDK; encoded by the coding sequence ATGAGAATTGGAAAGGAACTGATGATGTATTTCATTTTTGGCGTTTTAACAACGGTAGTCAATTTCGTTGTTTATCTGCTTTTTGCAAGATTTTTAAATGTGAATTATCTCATATCTAATGTTTTGGCATGGTTCTTTTCAGTTTTATTCGCATATGTTACTAATAGGATATGGGTATTTGAAAGCAAAAATTCAAATATCTTAAAAGAGATGTCCCTGTTTTTTGGAGGAAGAATTTTTTCAGGAGTTGTTGATACTGCATTGATGTATCTCTTGATTGGTATTTTGGCTGTTGGGGATGTAATATCAAAAATTATTATTCAGGTAATTGTTGTTATTTTAAATTATGTTATAAGCAAGATTATTGTTTTTAAAGATAAGTGA
- a CDS encoding glycosyltransferase family 2 protein, whose amino-acid sequence MGENYNKPSLYLILPCFNEEEILSKTADETESKLNQLIMENKISNSSKVLFVDDGSFDNTWELIEDFHNKNNMFCAIKFSKNKGHQNALFAGLMFAKDNADISISMDADLQDDLNVIDEMIGEYNMGSQIVYGVRSSRKKDSFFKRSTAETFYKLMNFLGVEIVFNHADCRLMSKRALEALEEYEEVNLFLRGIVPQLGFKTSEVYYERNERELGESKYPLRKMISFTFEGITSFSIKPLKMIASIGFLMAVLSFIVMIYAVSVKIMGAVVSGWTFIIVSIWLVSGIQMLSVGILGEYIGKMYMETKKRPKYIIEKELFD is encoded by the coding sequence ATGGGGGAAAATTATAATAAGCCAAGTTTATATTTGATTCTGCCTTGTTTTAATGAGGAAGAGATTTTATCAAAGACTGCTGATGAAACTGAATCAAAATTAAATCAATTGATAATGGAAAATAAAATATCCAATTCAAGTAAGGTTTTATTTGTGGATGATGGTTCATTTGATAATACTTGGGAGTTAATTGAAGATTTTCACAATAAAAATAATATGTTTTGTGCCATCAAGTTTTCTAAAAATAAAGGTCATCAAAATGCGCTTTTTGCAGGGCTCATGTTTGCAAAAGATAATGCAGATATTTCTATTAGTATGGATGCCGATTTGCAAGATGACTTAAATGTCATTGATGAAATGATTGGGGAATATAATATGGGTTCTCAAATCGTTTATGGTGTTAGAAGCTCAAGAAAAAAGGATTCATTTTTTAAGCGTTCCACCGCTGAGACATTTTACAAATTAATGAATTTTTTAGGTGTTGAAATTGTATTCAATCATGCCGATTGCCGATTAATGAGCAAAAGGGCTCTTGAAGCTCTTGAAGAATATGAGGAAGTAAATTTATTTTTAAGAGGAATTGTTCCCCAATTAGGTTTTAAAACAAGTGAAGTATATTATGAAAGAAATGAACGTGAGTTGGGAGAATCCAAATATCCTTTAAGGAAAATGATCTCATTTACATTTGAAGGAATAACTTCCTTCAGCATTAAACCCCTTAAGATGATTGCTTCAATTGGTTTTTTAATGGCGGTTTTAAGTTTTATTGTAATGATTTATGCGGTTTCTGTTAAAATAATGGGGGCTGTAGTTTCAGGTTGGACATTTATCATAGTTTCCATTTGGCTAGTTTCTGGAATACAAATGTTATCTGTTGGAATCCTTGGAGAATATATTGGTAAAATGTATATGGAGACAAAAAAGAGGCCAAAATACATTATTGAAAAGGAATTGTTTGATTAA
- the fhcD gene encoding formylmethanofuran--tetrahydromethanopterin N-formyltransferase — MEINGVEIQDTFAEGFGIKVSRIIITAATKHLAKIAATEATGFATSVIGCPAEAGIDQYVPPTESPDGRPGYAIMICHMSKKSLGGQIMDRIGQCVLTAPTAAAFNALESEESFPTGKQLKFFGDGYETEKDVNGKKMHVIPIMSGEFLVEDEMGWKDGVAGGNFFIMADSQMASIVAAEAAVDAIHAVAGVITPFSGGMVASGSKTGSKYSFMSASTNEKECVTLKDQVETELPENVFGNMEIVIDGVDEESVKAAMKAGIEAACQVPGVIEIGAGNYGGNLGPYQIHLQDLF, encoded by the coding sequence ATGGAAATTAATGGCGTAGAAATACAAGATACCTTTGCTGAAGGTTTTGGAATTAAAGTATCTAGAATTATTATTACTGCAGCTACTAAACATTTAGCTAAAATTGCTGCTACTGAAGCTACAGGATTTGCTACTTCCGTTATTGGATGTCCTGCTGAAGCAGGTATTGACCAATATGTTCCTCCAACTGAATCTCCAGATGGAAGACCAGGTTATGCAATCATGATTTGCCACATGTCTAAAAAATCATTAGGTGGACAAATCATGGACAGAATCGGTCAATGTGTTTTAACTGCTCCTACTGCAGCAGCATTCAATGCTCTTGAAAGTGAAGAATCCTTCCCAACAGGTAAACAACTCAAATTCTTCGGTGACGGGTATGAAACCGAAAAAGATGTAAACGGTAAAAAAATGCATGTAATTCCTATTATGTCTGGTGAATTCTTAGTGGAAGATGAAATGGGATGGAAAGATGGTGTAGCAGGTGGAAACTTCTTTATCATGGCTGACAGTCAAATGGCTTCTATTGTTGCTGCTGAAGCGGCTGTTGATGCTATTCACGCTGTTGCTGGTGTAATCACTCCTTTCTCAGGAGGTATGGTTGCTTCCGGTTCTAAAACAGGTTCCAAATACTCTTTCATGAGTGCATCTACCAACGAAAAAGAATGTGTAACTTTAAAAGATCAAGTTGAAACTGAATTGCCAGAAAATGTATTCGGAAACATGGAAATTGTTATTGACGGTGTCGATGAAGAATCCGTTAAAGCTGCTATGAAAGCAGGTATTGAAGCTGCTTGCCAAGTTCCGGGTGTTATCGAAATCGGTGCTGGTAACTACGGTGGAAACTTAGGACCTTACCAAATCCACTTACAAGACTTATTCTAG
- a CDS encoding acyltransferase, translated as MENKTGRIFYFDALRAFAILSVVLLHVTCHLKEIMNYTASSIHSASGAFVVLFINFFTIGVPIFLLLSGALLLGRDWEIKDFLSKRLPRITKPFLFWSLAFTVLLVILSLLIPSVDFVTSFGAYDILKLFWDTLMCNAPGSAVYWFFWMMFGVYLIIPIFNKWIKNSDLSELEYFLVLWLVSIVFEYTFMMECPVKLSYFTSPIGLVVLGYYLRHTDRKIFNNAFCAVSLIIISTVLMFVYSYFIADTVSFSYHRYSMPVVIEAIGVFCLFKCILLLNNPNEWILKIITSISVCSYGMYLIHSQLVMATRKLLHGSLGFTAEYLLLFVVGFIVSWLIIYTLSKIPVLRDFVGV; from the coding sequence ATTTGCTATTTTATCTGTTGTCCTTTTGCACGTCACATGCCACCTTAAAGAAATAATGAATTATACTGCATCATCAATTCATTCTGCAAGTGGAGCTTTTGTTGTGTTATTCATAAACTTCTTCACTATTGGAGTTCCTATCTTTTTACTGTTGTCAGGAGCGTTACTTCTGGGAAGGGATTGGGAAATTAAAGATTTTTTATCTAAACGTTTGCCTCGTATTACAAAACCATTTCTTTTTTGGTCTTTGGCATTTACAGTCCTTTTGGTTATTTTATCTTTATTAATTCCAAGTGTTGATTTTGTAACTAGTTTTGGAGCTTATGACATTTTAAAATTATTTTGGGATACATTAATGTGTAATGCACCAGGATCTGCTGTTTATTGGTTCTTTTGGATGATGTTTGGAGTTTATTTGATAATTCCTATTTTTAATAAATGGATAAAGAACTCTGATTTATCAGAACTTGAATATTTTTTAGTGCTTTGGTTGGTTTCAATAGTTTTTGAATATACATTTATGATGGAATGTCCTGTGAAGCTGTCTTATTTTACAAGTCCAATAGGCCTTGTAGTTTTAGGTTATTATTTAAGGCATACTGATAGGAAAATATTTAATAATGCATTTTGTGCTGTTTCATTAATAATTATTTCCACAGTTTTAATGTTTGTTTATTCTTATTTTATTGCAGATACTGTGTCATTTTCGTATCATAGATATTCAATGCCTGTGGTAATTGAAGCAATAGGCGTATTTTGCTTATTTAAATGTATTTTATTATTAAATAATCCTAATGAGTGGATTTTAAAGATTATTACTTCAATTTCAGTATGCAGCTATGGAATGTACTTGATTCATAGTCAATTAGTTATGGCTACTAGAAAATTATTGCATGGCTCTTTGGGTTTTACAGCAGAATATTTATTGTTATTTGTTGTTGGATTCATAGTGTCTTGGTTAATAATTTATACTTTATCTAAAATACCTGTTTTAAGAGATTTTGTCGGCGTTTGA